CCCGAACCCGGAAGTTAAGCCTGCCAGCGCCGATGGTACTGCAACCGAGAGGATGTGGGAGAGTAGGACGCCGCCGGACAAACATTGCCTCAGGGCCAGCACACCACGTGCTGGCCCTGAGCGCTTTTTCGGGCCTGATCACGGCCCCCAGGTCACCTCGGTCATGTTGATCCAGTCCATCGCGAACGTCCACGGCGTCACGACGGTTCCGGCAGAGGTCTGCGGGTCCACTGCCACCAGGCTGAATCCCGCTCCCCAGGAGCTCTGCGTGGTCTCTGCACGGGCGAGCGCGAGGAGCCGCTCGCCGTCCGGCGACCACGCGACGTCCCAGAACCGGAAGCGACGCACGTCGCCCAGCCGGCGGGGCGCCAGCGTCGTGGTCGTGCCCGTGGCCCGGTCGTGGACACGGATCCGGCCGTTCGGGCCGACGTACGCCAGTCGGGAGGCGTCCGGCGACCATGCGGCGCCGCTGTCGTACTCGTGGATCTCCCCAAGGCGCTGCCTGCGCCCCGTGCGGAGGTCGACCACGTGCACCGTGAAGTCGTCCGCCCACCCCACGCCCACGGTGTGTCCCGTCTTGACCGTGAGCGCGAGCTCGTCGCCGGACGACCATGCGACGGCGATCGGCCCGGTGTCACCGTAGCCGGCCCCGCTCCGGTCGGCGTCCGCGCGCCACACCAGCTCCGGAGGACTGCCGTCGAGCCGCACCACACGGACACCGGCGGCGGTGGTGAACGCGATCGCCTCGGCATCGGGCGACCAGGTGAACGCCATCGGCAGGCGGTTCGCCCGCGCGCCGGCAGGGAGCGAGGCGAGGACGCGGTCGTCGCCGTCCATGTCGAGCACGTGCAGCTCGACACGCTGGGTCCAGCCGTCACCGCTCCGGAAGGCGAGATGGCGTGCGTCAGGCGACCAGAGAGGGCACGGCGAGCCGAGCGCCATGCGGGGGCGCGACGGCGGCTGCGCGAGCCTGGCGACCAGGTCAGGGGCTCCCAGGTCGCCGTTGGCGTCCATGGGCCGCACGACGACGCGCCGACCAGCCAGGTGGGCCAGCCGAGCGCCGTCCGGCGACAGCGCGGGGCAGCGCTCGTGGGCGCGCGTCGCGACGATGCGGCGGGCCGGTCGGCCGTCGAGGACCAGGTAGAGGTCCATCGGCATCGGGTGGGTCTCCACCCGGCCGAAGTCGACCGCGTCGGTCAGGCCGGGACCTGCCCCGGCATCGGCTGCGAAGACGATCGTGCCGCTGACGTCCGTCCGGTGCTCGTCCGGGAGGGCGTGGGCATCGGACGAGTCCGGAGGTGGTGGGGCCGCCTGCGCCGGCGGGCGATGAGTGGCCGCCGGACCTCCGCACCCGGTCAGGGCGACGACCGCCAGGGCTGCAGCCAGGCTGTGACGGAGCACGGGGCCTCCTCTCGACGACGCTGCACGAGGAAGAGCCGCCAGTCGCACCGTTGGTTCCCGCCTGGCGGGTGACACGATCTTTGACTTCAGGTACGTGGAGTTCCTAGCGTCGTCGCGGTGAGCACACGAGCTGCCGAGCGCACCTCCTCCCTCGAGGGGGCGGTCGGCTCGCACCGTCCGGACCGGGCGCGTGCCTTGCCCGACGACGCCCTCGCCGACTCACCCGAGAAGACGCCCTGACGAGGAGACGACCATGACCTACGACCGCACCGCCGTCAGCGCCTGGGCGGCACCGGCGAGCAAGGCGGCGCTCGAGCGGACGACCATCGTGCGCCGCGAGGTCGGCGCGAACGACGTCCTGATCGCGATCGAGTACGCCGGCATCTGCCACTCCGACATCCACACCGTTCGTGGGGACTGGGGCCCGCAGCCGTTCCCGGTCGTGCCCGGGCACGAGATCGTCGGCATCGTCGCCGAGATCGGCAAGGACGTGACCAACCACCGGGTCGGCGACCGGGTGGGAGTCGGCTGCCTGGTCAACGCGTGCCGCGAGTGCGTGAACTGCCGGCGCGGCGAGGAGCAGTTCTGCCTGAACGGCAGCATCGCGACCTACGCCGCGACCGACCGCGACGGCTCCACCACGCAGGGCGGCTACTCGACGCACGTGGTCGTCGACGCGAACTTCGTGCTGTCCGTCCCCGCCGGCCTCGACCCCGCGGCAGCCGCGCCGCTGCTGTGCGCCGGCATCACGACGTACTCGCCGCTCAAGCGGTGGGGCGCCGGCCCCGGCAAGAAGGTCGCGGTGCTCGGCCTCGGCGGACTCGGCCACATGGCGGTCAAGATCGCCCACGCGATGGGCGCGGAGGTGATCGTGCTCTCGCAGTCGCTGAAGAAGCAGGAGGACGCCGAGCGCCTCGGGGCCGACCGCTACTACGCGACCGCCGACCCGACGACCTTCGAGGCCCTCGCCGGCGAGCTCGACCTCGTCATCAACACGGTGAGCGTCAGCCTCGACATGAACGCCTACCTGCGCCTGCTCGCCGTCGACGGAGCCATCGTCAACGTCGGTGCGCCGCCGCGGGCGTTCAGTGTCGCACCGATGTCCCTCATCTACGGCAGGCACGCGCTCGCCGGCTCGATGATCGGAGGCATCGCGGAGACCCAGGAGATGCTCGACTTCTGCGCCGAGCACGGCATCGGCTCGGAGATCGAGGTGATCGCCGCCGAAGCAGTCAACGAGGCGTACGAGCGGGTGCTGGCGTCCGACGTACGCTACCGCTTCGTGATCGACGCCGCGACGATGTAGGACCTGCCTCTAGCGCCCGTACGGCGCGTGCGCGACCACGTGGTCGCGCAACCGCGTGGCGACGGGTGCGAGCGGACGGTCGGTGCGCCAGGTGAGGCCGATCGTCCGTCGGGCTCGCGGGTTGCGGATCCGCAGGCCGATCGTCCCGGACACCCCGGCCATCGTCTCCGGGACGATCGCGACACCGAGGCCGGCGGCGACCAGGCCCTCGATGGTGGCGAGGTCGGCGCTCTCGAAGGAGACCGGGGGAGCGACGCCCGCGTCGGCGAGCAGGCCGTCGACCAGAGAGCTGTGGCCGAAGCCGGGCGGGGTGGTCACCAGGTCGTCGTCGGCGAGCTCGGCCAGGTCGACCACCTTGCGCTCGCGCAGCCGGTGGGAGGGGCCGACGGCCACGACCAGTCGCTCCTCCTGCAGGGGCACCCAGGCGAAGTCACCGGGCGGGCGCGCGGACATGATCGCGAGCTCGGCAGCACCGGTTGCCAGGTCGCGCATCATGTCGTGTCCCGGCTCCTGGGTCAGCTCGACCCGGACCAGCGGCGCCTGCTCGTGGAAGCCGCGCAGGATCTGTGGGACCAGCGAGGTCGCGATCGAGTCGAGGAACGCCAGCCTGACGATCCCGCTCTCGGGGTCGTGCCGGGTGGCGAGCTCGTGACGCAGCTGCTGGTAGCGGCCCAGGACCTCGCGCGCCGTGGCCACGACCAGCTCACCGTCCGGCGTGGTGACCAGGCCGTGCGGGACGCGCTCGAACAGGCGTACGCCGAGCTCGTCCTCGACCCGGGCCAGGGCCCGGGAGAGCGTCGGCTGGCTGACGCGCAGCACCGCCGCGGTGTCGGTGACGTGCTCGTTGTCGGCCAGCGCGACGATCCACTCGAGGTCACGCACCAGCATGGTCGCCATCATACGCAAGACGCATGGAGATCGAGGCTGCGAGACATTGGACGTATGCGGTTGCACGGCGCAGGCTGATCCGGTGAGCAAGCAGCGAACACTGGAGCAGCCCGCGCTCGAGACGGTCGGGCACCTCCCGGGCAGTGCGGGCTACCGCCGGATCATGGCGGCGATGTTCGCCGCCGGGATGGCGACCTTCGTCCTCCTCTACGCGACGCAGGCGCTGCTGCCCGAGCTCCACGCGACCTTCCACGTCAGCCCGACCCAGGCCACGCTGAGCATGTCGCTGACCACGGCGGGCCTCGCGCTCGGCCTGCTCGTCGCTGGCCCGGCGTCCGAGGTCCTGGGCCGTACGCCGCTGATCGTCGGCTCGACCTGGGCAGCGACCCTTGTCGCGTGCCTGACACCGTTCGCCCCGTCCTGGCAGGCATTCCTGACCCTGCGGCTGCTCGAGGGGGTCGTGCTCGCGGGCCTGCCGGCGGTCGCGACGGCGTACCTGCGCGAGGAGCTGCACGCCAGCGCGCTGGCGAAGGCGACCGGCCTCTACATCGGCGGTACGGCGCTCGGCGGCATGGCCGGTCGCCTGCTGACCGCCCCCGTCGCCGACGCGGCCGGGTGGCGGTGGGCGATGGCGGTCGCCGCGTTGTTCGCCCTCGGCTGCGCCGTCGCGGTCACCGCCGCCCTCCCCGCCTCCCGGAACTTCGTGCCTCGGCCCCGCGGCGGCGCCGAGCTCGGGGCCATGGCCCGGGTGGCGCTCGCCGACCCGGCGCTGCGCAGCCTCTACCTGCTCGGCGCCTGCGCGGTCGGCACCCTGGTCGCGGTCTTCAACGCCCTCGGCTTCCGGCTGACCTCCGCTCCCTTCCACCTGAGCCTCGGCGCGATCAGCCTGCTCTACCTCGTCTACCCCCTCGGCACCGTCAGCTCGACGGTCTCGGGTGCCCTCGCCGACCGGTTCGGCCGACGTGCGGTGCTGCCCTCGGGGTGCGCGCTGGCGGTCCTCGGGGTGCTCCTCACGATGCTCCCGTCGCTGGCCGCGATCGTCGCCGGCCTGGCCTGCCTGACCGCCGGGTTCTTCGTGATGCACGGCCTCGCCAGCGGGTGGGTGGCCGTCCGGGCGCACCTGGCCGGTGCGAGCGCGAGCCAGGCGGCGGCCTTCTACCTGTGCTCCTACTACGTGGGTTCGTCGGTGTTCGGCAGCCTCGGTGGCAGCGCGTGGTCGGCGTACGGATGGGGCGGCGTCGGGATGCTCGCACTGGCGCTCCTCGCCTGTGCCGGGGTGGCGACCGCCCGCCTGCGCCGGATCCCGGTACTTCCGGGTTCGGCGCTCCCGGCCCTTGGGTAGTCTCCCTGCGTCAGGTGGGACGATCGAGGGGATGCTGAGCGTGGGGACTGCGTGGGGGATCGCGGTGGCAGGACGTAGGACACGCGTGCGACTGGCGGCGGGCCTGGCCCTGCTGCTCGCGCTGACATTGCTGGTCGCCGGTCACGGCAGCCTGACTCCCGCCGAGGCGGCCCCGGTGGCTGCCAGCCCGGCAGGGGCGAGGGCCGAGAAGCCGAACCCGGCGTACGTCGTCCGGCCCGGCATCACGTTCAACCACCCGTTCCGCAACGGTCAGCGCGGCAAGATCCAGCGCAAGATCGTCAAGACTCTCAAGAACGTGCCGGCCGGTGGCCAGGTCCGGGTGATCACCTGGAACTTCGACTCGCCGTACCTCGCGCACAAGTTCATCGCGGCCCACGAGCGCGGCGTCTCGGTGCAGATCATCATGTCCCGCGGGCTCGCCCGCTCCCAGGGCAACAACCTGGCCCGGTCCTACCCGATGGTGCGGCGCGCCTTCGAGAGCGGCAACGAGGACCGGCCGAAGGAGCTGCGGAGCTGGATCCGCACCTGCACCCAGACCTGCCGCGGCAAGAAGGGGTCGATGCACTCGAAGCTGATGCTGGTGAACCGCTCGGGGGCGACCAGCTGGATCGTGATGCAGGGCTCCGGCAACTTCACCGGCGCCGCCGCCGTCCAGCAGTTCAACGACTGGACCACCGTCACCGAGAACCAGGCGCTCTACGACGGCTGGATGACGATGTGGAACCAGGCCGTGCAGGACCGGAACTTCCCGGCGCTGCGGTTCACGACCGGCAACGTCACCTCGATGTTCGCCCCCCACAAGGGCGAGGTCGACCCGGCCCTGAGCGTGCTCAACAAGGTGCAGTGCACCGGCGCCACCAACACCGTGAGCGGCCGCACCAAGGTGCGCATCGCCAACGCCGTGTGGGGCGAGGAGCGGGGCGCCCGGATCGCGCGGAAGGCCCGTCAGCTCGACCGCGCCGGCTGTGACGTCGAGATCGTCTTCAT
This genomic interval from Nocardioides kongjuensis contains the following:
- a CDS encoding PD40 domain-containing protein, which codes for MLRHSLAAALAVVALTGCGGPAATHRPPAQAAPPPPDSSDAHALPDEHRTDVSGTIVFAADAGAGPGLTDAVDFGRVETHPMPMDLYLVLDGRPARRIVATRAHERCPALSPDGARLAHLAGRRVVVRPMDANGDLGAPDLVARLAQPPSRPRMALGSPCPLWSPDARHLAFRSGDGWTQRVELHVLDMDGDDRVLASLPAGARANRLPMAFTWSPDAEAIAFTTAAGVRVVRLDGSPPELVWRADADRSGAGYGDTGPIAVAWSSGDELALTVKTGHTVGVGWADDFTVHVVDLRTGRRQRLGEIHEYDSGAAWSPDASRLAYVGPNGRIRVHDRATGTTTTLAPRRLGDVRRFRFWDVAWSPDGERLLALARAETTQSSWGAGFSLVAVDPQTSAGTVVTPWTFAMDWINMTEVTWGP
- a CDS encoding NAD(P)-dependent alcohol dehydrogenase — translated: MTYDRTAVSAWAAPASKAALERTTIVRREVGANDVLIAIEYAGICHSDIHTVRGDWGPQPFPVVPGHEIVGIVAEIGKDVTNHRVGDRVGVGCLVNACRECVNCRRGEEQFCLNGSIATYAATDRDGSTTQGGYSTHVVVDANFVLSVPAGLDPAAAAPLLCAGITTYSPLKRWGAGPGKKVAVLGLGGLGHMAVKIAHAMGAEVIVLSQSLKKQEDAERLGADRYYATADPTTFEALAGELDLVINTVSVSLDMNAYLRLLAVDGAIVNVGAPPRAFSVAPMSLIYGRHALAGSMIGGIAETQEMLDFCAEHGIGSEIEVIAAEAVNEAYERVLASDVRYRFVIDAATM
- a CDS encoding LysR family transcriptional regulator encodes the protein MLVRDLEWIVALADNEHVTDTAAVLRVSQPTLSRALARVEDELGVRLFERVPHGLVTTPDGELVVATAREVLGRYQQLRHELATRHDPESGIVRLAFLDSIATSLVPQILRGFHEQAPLVRVELTQEPGHDMMRDLATGAAELAIMSARPPGDFAWVPLQEERLVVAVGPSHRLRERKVVDLAELADDDLVTTPPGFGHSSLVDGLLADAGVAPPVSFESADLATIEGLVAAGLGVAIVPETMAGVSGTIGLRIRNPRARRTIGLTWRTDRPLAPVATRLRDHVVAHAPYGR
- a CDS encoding MFS transporter — protein: MSKQRTLEQPALETVGHLPGSAGYRRIMAAMFAAGMATFVLLYATQALLPELHATFHVSPTQATLSMSLTTAGLALGLLVAGPASEVLGRTPLIVGSTWAATLVACLTPFAPSWQAFLTLRLLEGVVLAGLPAVATAYLREELHASALAKATGLYIGGTALGGMAGRLLTAPVADAAGWRWAMAVAALFALGCAVAVTAALPASRNFVPRPRGGAELGAMARVALADPALRSLYLLGACAVGTLVAVFNALGFRLTSAPFHLSLGAISLLYLVYPLGTVSSTVSGALADRFGRRAVLPSGCALAVLGVLLTMLPSLAAIVAGLACLTAGFFVMHGLASGWVAVRAHLAGASASQAAAFYLCSYYVGSSVFGSLGGSAWSAYGWGGVGMLALALLACAGVATARLRRIPVLPGSALPALG
- a CDS encoding phospholipase D-like domain-containing protein, which codes for MRLAAGLALLLALTLLVAGHGSLTPAEAAPVAASPAGARAEKPNPAYVVRPGITFNHPFRNGQRGKIQRKIVKTLKNVPAGGQVRVITWNFDSPYLAHKFIAAHERGVSVQIIMSRGLARSQGNNLARSYPMVRRAFESGNEDRPKELRSWIRTCTQTCRGKKGSMHSKLMLVNRSGATSWIVMQGSGNFTGAAAVQQFNDWTTVTENQALYDGWMTMWNQAVQDRNFPALRFTTGNVTSMFAPHKGEVDPALSVLNKVQCTGATNTVSGRTKVRIANAVWGEERGARIARKARQLDRAGCDVEIVFMMMQRRIRGILKGMRAKQMVYITGLTANKFKDRYVHMKGLAVQGNVDGRTDGNVVLSSSENWTQLGWHSDEENIIIRGDAAMTQKYVDHVDLIYREAPRTLANYVNSADPDPQPRPDRYADQGYLGPKDYPFHELEAELD